A genome region from Hymenobacter tibetensis includes the following:
- a CDS encoding arabinan endo-1,5-alpha-L-arabinosidase, which produces MKFLFTLLIALVGLRAAAQNTPPRIPAHDPVMIRQNGTYYMFCTGRGIANWSSKDMKTWKEEKPVFAAPPAWAVKAVPGFKGHIWAPDISFHNGVYYLFYSVSAFGKNTSCIGLATNKTLDPASPEYKWVDKGKVIQSVPGRDMWNAIDPNLVRDEAGTPWLTFGSFWSGMKLVKLRPDLTAPAQPEQWRTVASRPRDPKLTDSLPGDAAIEAPFIFKKNGYYYLFTSFDYCCRGPQSTYKMMVGRSKTVAGPYVDNAGTGLEQGGGTMVLEGDKNWFGVGHNSVYNFDNTDYIVFHGYDAADKGHSKLRIEKLSWDADGWPTVKP; this is translated from the coding sequence ATGAAATTCCTTTTCACCTTACTAATAGCACTCGTTGGGCTGCGGGCTGCGGCGCAAAATACCCCCCCTCGCATTCCAGCCCACGACCCCGTTATGATCCGGCAAAACGGCACGTACTATATGTTCTGCACGGGCCGCGGCATTGCGAATTGGTCATCGAAAGACATGAAAACTTGGAAAGAGGAAAAACCGGTGTTTGCCGCTCCGCCAGCGTGGGCCGTAAAGGCAGTGCCGGGCTTTAAAGGCCACATCTGGGCACCTGATATTTCATTCCACAATGGCGTGTACTACCTGTTTTACTCGGTTTCGGCGTTCGGCAAGAACACGTCCTGCATCGGACTGGCCACCAACAAAACGCTGGACCCCGCCTCCCCCGAATACAAATGGGTTGATAAAGGCAAGGTTATCCAATCGGTGCCAGGGCGGGACATGTGGAACGCCATCGACCCGAACTTGGTGCGCGACGAGGCCGGCACGCCGTGGCTGACCTTCGGGTCGTTTTGGAGCGGCATGAAACTGGTGAAGCTCCGCCCCGATTTAACGGCCCCCGCCCAGCCAGAACAGTGGCGTACCGTGGCTAGCCGCCCCCGCGACCCGAAGCTCACCGACTCTTTGCCAGGCGACGCGGCTATTGAGGCACCTTTCATCTTCAAGAAAAACGGCTATTACTATCTCTTTACTTCCTTCGACTACTGCTGCCGTGGCCCACAAAGCACCTACAAGATGATGGTGGGCCGCTCAAAAACGGTGGCTGGTCCTTATGTAGATAACGCGGGCACGGGACTAGAGCAGGGCGGCGGAACGATGGTACTGGAAGGCGACAAAAACTGGTTTGGCGTCGGGCACAACTCGGTGTACAATTTCGACAATACCGACTACATCGTATTTCATGGCTACGATGCCGCCGACAAAGGACATTCCAAGCTCCGGATCGAGAAGTTGAGTTGGGACGCTGATGGCTGGCCAACCGTGAAGCCCTAA
- a CDS encoding LacI family DNA-binding transcriptional regulator: MTTISRALSDHHSIGPATKQKVLKLAKKLNYQPNHLAAALRKGKSKLLGVVVPYIEGRFFPSVVHGIESAASKAGYSVIICQSNEDVAHERKNIETLLSAQVAGILVSLSRTTLDFKHFDKVRKRGIPLVFFDRTMEGDNVNAVVLNDRDGGFQSTKHLLQQGCTRIAHFAGLQHLNIYKNRRQGYLDALQLYGLPHDEELIVYCDMTLEEGMAGMRRLLELPNPPDAVFSAGDSSLLGALQLLKQRNIRVPQDVALAGFSNEGFTAITEPMLTSVDQRCEEMGQAAVRLFLELVEAKGSTFSHRQVVLQPELFIRDSSLHQNK; the protein is encoded by the coding sequence ATGACCACCATTTCCCGGGCACTGAGCGACCATCACAGTATCGGTCCGGCTACCAAGCAGAAAGTGCTTAAGCTAGCTAAGAAACTTAATTATCAACCCAACCACTTGGCGGCAGCGCTGCGCAAAGGCAAGAGCAAGTTGTTGGGTGTAGTGGTGCCCTACATTGAGGGCCGCTTCTTTCCGTCGGTTGTTCACGGTATCGAGAGTGCAGCCAGCAAAGCCGGATATAGCGTCATTATCTGCCAGTCCAATGAGGACGTGGCGCACGAGCGCAAAAACATCGAAACCTTGCTGAGTGCACAGGTAGCGGGTATTTTGGTATCGCTTTCGCGCACAACGCTCGATTTCAAGCATTTTGACAAGGTGCGTAAGCGCGGTATTCCACTGGTCTTTTTCGACCGTACCATGGAAGGCGACAACGTAAACGCGGTGGTCCTCAACGACCGGGACGGGGGCTTTCAGTCCACCAAGCATCTGTTGCAGCAGGGCTGCACGCGCATTGCGCATTTCGCCGGCTTGCAGCACCTAAACATCTACAAAAACCGCCGCCAGGGCTATCTGGATGCGTTGCAGCTCTACGGACTGCCCCACGACGAGGAGCTGATCGTATACTGCGACATGACGCTGGAGGAAGGGATGGCCGGTATGCGCCGTTTGCTGGAGTTGCCCAACCCGCCCGACGCCGTATTTTCGGCCGGCGACTCGTCGCTGCTGGGCGCGCTGCAACTACTCAAGCAGCGCAATATTCGGGTACCCCAGGACGTGGCGCTAGCTGGCTTCAGCAACGAAGGCTTCACGGCCATTACCGAGCCTATGCTTACCTCCGTAGACCAGCGCTGCGAAGAAATGGGCCAGGCAGCGGTCCGGCTGTTTCTGGAGCTGGTGGAAGCGAAAGGCAGCACCTTTTCGCACCGCCAAGTGGTGTTGCAACCCGAATTATTCATTCGCGACTCTTCATTGCACCAGAATAAATAA
- a CDS encoding 3'-5' exonuclease: MQQFLLFVDTETTGLPTSWNKPYAAERNWPCIAQLAWVIYTLEGELVKAENHYLRVPAGRMRPTALAIHGLTPAFLEQHGEAPLTVMQRFHNDLRTYHPLVVGHYMRLDFHMIGAEFHRAGLSNLLAELPTLCTMQTSQRQAQTFQRNFLRLGELHEHLFQEPMARQHDAQVDAQATARCFFELRRLGDLDDNVISEQPQLVVPVAEAGMFQRYRSLWLLFSLVGGVLFLLLCWLYG; the protein is encoded by the coding sequence GTGCAACAATTTTTACTTTTTGTAGACACCGAAACCACGGGACTGCCTACGAGCTGGAACAAGCCGTACGCGGCAGAACGTAACTGGCCTTGCATAGCGCAACTGGCCTGGGTGATTTACACCCTAGAGGGAGAGTTGGTGAAAGCCGAAAATCATTACTTGCGCGTACCCGCCGGCCGGATGCGGCCCACGGCCCTGGCCATTCACGGCCTGACTCCCGCTTTTCTAGAGCAGCACGGCGAAGCGCCCCTCACGGTAATGCAGCGCTTCCACAACGACTTGCGCACCTACCACCCGTTGGTGGTCGGGCACTACATGCGTCTGGATTTTCACATGATAGGGGCAGAGTTTCACCGGGCCGGCCTTTCCAACCTGCTGGCCGAACTGCCTACGCTCTGCACCATGCAAACCAGCCAGCGGCAGGCCCAGACGTTTCAGCGCAACTTTTTGCGCTTAGGTGAACTGCACGAGCACCTGTTTCAGGAGCCCATGGCCCGCCAGCACGATGCTCAGGTGGATGCCCAAGCAACGGCCCGCTGCTTCTTTGAACTGCGCCGGCTTGGTGACTTAGACGACAACGTTATTTCCGAACAGCCGCAACTGGTGGTACCGGTTGCCGAAGCCGGTATGTTTCAGCGCTACCGGTCGTTGTGGTTGCTGTTTTCACTGGTAGGCGGGGTTCTTTTCTTGCTCTTATGTTGGCTCTATGGATAA
- a CDS encoding DUF294 nucleotidyltransferase-like domain-containing protein: MDNRLAFLKTVSPFDLLPEDVLLGVVDLLQEVRYTKESLIYQQDSSKLRSLDIIVAGAYEAFFYDSEQNKRLPESLGAGACYGGQSILLNKKRSIRTVIAQKGTVVYALPRRDFRALCLAYPAFFHFFTARYGERMLNEEYAHFVKPISAPEENFIAADQMYSRRIETLEVREIVAVPHDTPIYQAAQQMAAAKVSCAFVTNEHQEIVGYLTDITLRDNVIAVQLDATRPVSEVLDTPIVAINNEAFVYEAILLMFQTKTRYLLVEKGGHYLGFLSRNKLLSDLAQSPFMFIQAVKSAQSMQELKRRWETVPEIVNQLLSRGVKPEIVNQVITTVADTIALKVIEAVLAEHGPAPAKFVFMVLGSEGRKEQTLLTDQDNAIIYEDKANEQRELVRTYFLRFAAAVSDQLNHIGLSFCTGGFMAKNHKWTHSLSHWKRNYHTWMSESNAETVMKFSTFFDCRYLYGEASIMDELQAFMGEELRGPVERFFYYMANNALQYEPPLTFFRNFRTFTQGTQQVFDMKKTMTPIVDLVRVYALKHQIFKTNTGERLHELREKGVFTEKEYQELFQAYYYLMGMRLKKQARQLINDRIPPTNYLDPKILTQVEQVTLKEIFKVIADFQLRIKVVFTKTL, translated from the coding sequence ATGGATAACCGTTTAGCATTCCTGAAAACCGTAAGCCCATTTGATCTGCTGCCCGAGGATGTGCTGCTGGGCGTGGTCGACTTATTGCAAGAAGTGCGTTATACCAAAGAGTCACTGATCTATCAGCAAGACTCTTCCAAGCTGCGTAGCCTCGACATTATCGTGGCGGGTGCGTACGAAGCATTTTTCTACGACAGCGAACAAAACAAGCGCCTGCCCGAGTCGTTGGGCGCGGGAGCTTGCTACGGGGGCCAGTCCATTCTGCTTAACAAGAAACGCTCGATTCGGACGGTAATAGCCCAGAAGGGCACCGTGGTATATGCGCTGCCCCGCCGCGACTTTCGGGCCTTGTGCTTAGCGTACCCGGCCTTTTTCCACTTCTTCACAGCGCGCTACGGCGAGCGGATGCTCAACGAGGAGTACGCGCATTTTGTGAAGCCTATTTCGGCGCCGGAAGAAAACTTCATTGCCGCCGACCAGATGTACTCCCGCCGCATCGAGACGCTGGAAGTGCGCGAAATAGTGGCCGTACCGCACGACACACCCATTTATCAGGCCGCCCAGCAAATGGCAGCGGCTAAAGTGAGCTGTGCCTTCGTGACCAACGAGCACCAGGAAATTGTAGGTTACCTGACCGACATCACCCTCCGCGACAATGTCATAGCGGTGCAGCTGGATGCAACCCGCCCGGTGTCCGAGGTGCTGGATACGCCCATCGTGGCCATCAACAATGAAGCTTTTGTGTATGAGGCCATTCTGTTGATGTTCCAAACCAAAACCCGCTACCTGTTGGTGGAGAAAGGCGGACATTACCTTGGGTTTCTGAGCCGCAACAAGCTGCTGAGCGACTTGGCCCAGTCGCCGTTCATGTTCATACAGGCGGTGAAGTCGGCGCAGAGCATGCAGGAGCTGAAGCGCCGCTGGGAAACCGTGCCCGAAATTGTCAATCAGCTGTTGAGTCGGGGCGTGAAGCCGGAAATCGTAAACCAGGTGATTACCACCGTGGCCGATACCATTGCCCTGAAGGTGATTGAGGCGGTGCTGGCCGAGCACGGGCCGGCGCCCGCCAAGTTTGTGTTTATGGTGTTGGGCAGCGAAGGCCGTAAAGAGCAAACCCTGCTCACCGACCAAGACAACGCCATCATCTACGAAGATAAAGCCAACGAACAGCGCGAATTGGTGCGCACGTATTTCTTGCGCTTTGCCGCTGCCGTTTCCGATCAGCTCAACCACATTGGCCTTAGCTTCTGCACCGGCGGCTTCATGGCCAAAAACCACAAGTGGACGCATTCCCTTTCGCACTGGAAGCGCAACTACCATACCTGGATGAGCGAGTCGAATGCCGAAACGGTGATGAAGTTCTCGACGTTTTTCGACTGCCGCTACCTCTACGGCGAGGCCAGCATCATGGACGAGCTGCAAGCGTTTATGGGCGAAGAGTTGCGGGGACCAGTGGAGCGGTTTTTCTATTACATGGCCAACAATGCCTTGCAATACGAGCCCCCACTCACGTTTTTTCGCAACTTCCGCACCTTCACTCAAGGCACCCAGCAGGTGTTCGACATGAAGAAAACCATGACGCCCATCGTGGATTTAGTGCGGGTGTACGCCCTCAAGCACCAGATTTTCAAGACCAACACCGGCGAGCGGCTGCACGAGCTACGCGAAAAAGGCGTGTTCACCGAAAAAGAGTACCAAGAGCTGTTTCAGGCCTACTACTACCTGATGGGCATGCGCCTGAAGAAACAGGCCCGCCAGCTCATCAACGACCGAATTCCGCCTACCAACTACCTCGACCCCAAGATTCTGACGCAGGTAGAGCAAGTCACACTCAAGGAGATATTCAAGGTAATAGCCGACTTCCAGCTGCGAATCAAAGTGGTTTTCACTAAAACGCTGTAA